The nucleotide sequence AGTGTGGCTTTTTTAATGAATATGGATTATCAGGCAATTATCGATAAATACTATCCTGAGGATAACGAATTAAGACGAATCCTTCTTGTTCATAGTCGTTCTGTTGCAGATAAGGCTCTTGCTATTGCCGACCGTCATCCAGAGTTATCGCTTGACCGTCAGTTTATAGAGGAAGCTGCTATGCTACATGATATTGGTATTGTTCGTTGTAATGCTCCTGGCATACAATGCTTTGGTACCGAGCCTTATATTTGTCATGGTCGTATTGGCGCTGATATGTTGCGTGCAGAAGGCTTCCCTCGACATGCCCGTGTTTGTGAACGTCATACGGGAGCAGGTATAACGCGCAGCCAAATTATCGCACAAAAGCTACCACTTCCAGAACAAGATTTCCTTCCTGAAACAATGGAAGAAAAGGTCATTTGTTATGCAGATAAGTTCTTTTCTAAGACACATCTTGATAAAGAAAAGACTGTTGAGCAAGCAATGGCAAGCCTTTCTAAGTTTGGAGAGGAAGGACTTGCTCGTTTCCGAGCGTGGGTAAAAATATTCTAAGCCTTTTGATGGGTGTCACCTTACGTGCGTTAATGCTTCAAACGCTTTTGTTCTTTTTTCAGAGTTGTCAAGCCCATAGTGATGCATAACACATTATTTATTTATTATATTTGGAATAGTTTAAGTCATTATTTCTTTGTACTTTTGTCGTATGATAAGAAAGAATCCCTATACAGAGGAGAAATACAAGCATTATAAGGTGACGGAATCTGCTCTGTTGCTTGAATGGTTGTTGGCTAATCTGAATGAGAGCAAGAACAAGGTGAAAGCAACGCTACAGAACCGTGGTATCAAGGTGAACAGCAAGTGCGTTACGCAGTTCGATCATCAGCTGAAAGCTGGTGACAAGATATCAGTCAGCAAGAGCAAAAAGAACGATTTGTTCCACAGTCG is from Prevotella melaninogenica and encodes:
- a CDS encoding HD domain-containing protein; its protein translation is MDYQAIIDKYYPEDNELRRILLVHSRSVADKALAIADRHPELSLDRQFIEEAAMLHDIGIVRCNAPGIQCFGTEPYICHGRIGADMLRAEGFPRHARVCERHTGAGITRSQIIAQKLPLPEQDFLPETMEEKVICYADKFFSKTHLDKEKTVEQAMASLSKFGEEGLARFRAWVKIF